The Salinibacterium sp. M195 genome includes a window with the following:
- a CDS encoding M23 family metallopeptidase, with protein sequence MNVTHARRGTAAKLTLRSLTFRVVGFTAALSLVVGVTLYNGSIQAAFADDYPTWSDVTDARNNEAATKVVVARIKAALVEFEAQAIAAQKDAENKGNIWQEADTKYQAKAAQTETLQQQADAASIEADEAEKRISELASRLVRAGGGDVTTNLLANSQDADALLYNLGMSSKISQQTSALFDRAVQARNTAQSLSDAAEVARAELEVLKIAAEKAFVEAQEASQAAAAALVEQQERKIEFDAQLAALTSAREATETSYLAGVREREKIRAAQQAAAEAAAQVPNIDAGEISLSGWVRPAGGYITAVYGNSANYGSSFHKGVDLGSSCNSSIYAASSGTVVYAGYGWNGGYGNYIIIEHANGLRTAYGHIVAGGILVSYGQNVAVGTKIARVGSTGNSTGCHLHFEVRPGGWNTTDPVSFMSNQGIRLG encoded by the coding sequence ATGAACGTCACGCATGCGCGTCGGGGGACCGCAGCAAAGCTCACGCTTCGCTCACTAACTTTTCGAGTTGTCGGCTTTACCGCTGCGCTCAGCCTTGTTGTCGGCGTCACTCTCTACAACGGCAGCATTCAGGCAGCATTCGCCGACGACTACCCAACCTGGAGTGACGTCACTGATGCCCGCAACAATGAAGCGGCCACGAAAGTTGTCGTTGCGCGCATCAAGGCCGCACTTGTCGAATTCGAAGCTCAAGCGATCGCAGCCCAGAAAGATGCCGAAAACAAGGGCAACATCTGGCAAGAGGCCGACACTAAGTACCAGGCCAAGGCAGCTCAAACCGAAACTTTGCAACAGCAAGCGGATGCCGCAAGCATCGAAGCTGACGAAGCAGAGAAGCGCATCAGTGAGCTTGCTTCGCGCCTCGTACGTGCTGGCGGTGGCGATGTGACCACGAACCTTCTCGCTAACTCGCAAGACGCAGATGCCCTGCTCTACAACTTGGGCATGTCGTCAAAGATTTCCCAGCAGACGTCCGCACTATTCGATCGTGCAGTTCAGGCCCGCAACACGGCGCAGTCGCTGAGCGATGCCGCCGAAGTTGCCCGTGCCGAACTTGAAGTGCTCAAGATCGCCGCCGAGAAGGCCTTCGTTGAGGCTCAGGAGGCGTCACAAGCCGCTGCCGCCGCCTTAGTGGAACAGCAGGAGCGCAAGATTGAGTTCGATGCTCAGCTGGCCGCTCTGACGTCTGCGCGCGAAGCGACTGAGACGAGCTACCTTGCTGGTGTCCGCGAGCGTGAGAAGATTCGGGCGGCCCAGCAGGCCGCAGCGGAGGCAGCGGCTCAGGTTCCCAACATCGATGCGGGTGAGATCAGTCTGAGCGGATGGGTTCGCCCCGCCGGTGGGTACATCACCGCCGTGTACGGAAACAGCGCCAACTATGGTTCTAGCTTCCACAAGGGTGTTGACCTCGGCTCTAGTTGCAATTCGAGCATCTACGCCGCGTCGAGTGGAACCGTTGTCTATGCGGGTTACGGCTGGAACGGTGGCTACGGCAACTACATCATCATCGAGCACGCCAATGGTCTACGCACCGCCTACGGCCACATCGTTGCTGGCGGCATCCTTGTCTCGTACGGCCAGAATGTGGCTGTTGGTACGAAGATCGCACGCGTTGGTTCCACCGGAAATTCCACCGGCTGCCACCTTCACTTCGAGGTTCGCCCCGGTGGATGGAACACCACTGACCCGGTCTCGTTCATGTCGAACCAGGGCATTCGCCTCGGCTAA
- a CDS encoding inositol monophosphatase family protein — protein MSNSGYELSELMDIAQSAAKIGGSLLLDKIHDVLEITTKGEAGNIVTDVDLAAEVAIRSEIVRRRPFDAITGEELEDRGATRSPIRWSIDPMDGTTNYARGNPYFCTSIAAIDTETNTWLVGVVNAPALNRLYFATRGGGAWLTTTEGTRQLHGPSERPGTRLLGLGFSYSREVRETQFAMIPELMSGFSDIRSLGSAALGLCEVADGRLDAFVETDLYEFDWAAGAVIAEESGVTVERPSGMRGGIRTALENVRTRPAATR, from the coding sequence ATGAGCAATTCTGGATACGAGCTCAGTGAGCTGATGGACATCGCACAATCAGCAGCCAAAATTGGGGGTTCGCTCCTACTCGACAAGATTCATGACGTCCTCGAGATCACGACCAAAGGTGAAGCCGGAAACATTGTGACCGACGTTGACCTTGCCGCGGAAGTCGCTATCCGTAGTGAGATCGTGCGCCGCAGGCCGTTTGATGCCATCACCGGTGAAGAGTTGGAAGACCGCGGCGCAACACGCTCTCCGATCCGCTGGTCGATAGACCCCATGGACGGAACCACAAACTATGCGCGAGGGAATCCGTACTTCTGCACGTCGATCGCCGCGATAGATACGGAAACTAACACGTGGCTTGTCGGCGTGGTCAACGCGCCGGCACTAAACCGACTGTACTTCGCAACGCGGGGTGGCGGCGCGTGGCTCACTACGACGGAGGGCACTCGGCAGTTACACGGTCCGTCTGAGCGTCCCGGAACCAGACTTCTCGGTTTGGGCTTCTCCTACTCACGCGAAGTTAGGGAAACCCAGTTCGCCATGATCCCGGAACTGATGTCGGGGTTCAGCGATATCCGAAGTTTGGGCTCGGCTGCCCTCGGCCTCTGCGAGGTCGCTGACGGTCGGCTAGACGCATTCGTGGAAACAGATCTATACGAGTTCGATTGGGCTGCCGGTGCCGTTATCGCTGAAGAATCAGGAGTGACCGTTGAACGCCCCTCCGGTATGCGCGGCGGCATTCGCACCGCACTCGAGAACGTGCGCACAAGGCCTGCGGCTACTCGTTAG
- a CDS encoding inorganic diphosphatase — protein MAAYDVVVEIPRGSRNKYEIDHETGRVFLDRFLFTTFAYPTDYGFFENTLGLDGDPVDALILLDAPTFPGVGISVRPVAVLNMSDDGGIDSKVICVQAKDPRWSHIQDLNDVPEFTRKEIEHFFEHYKDLEPGKWVKIDGWGDAAEAEAIVVAGFEKLKAEGH, from the coding sequence ATGGCCGCATACGACGTTGTCGTTGAGATTCCGCGCGGAAGCCGGAACAAGTACGAAATTGACCACGAAACTGGTCGCGTTTTTCTGGACCGTTTTCTTTTCACGACGTTCGCCTACCCCACCGACTACGGCTTCTTCGAGAACACTCTCGGCCTCGACGGTGACCCCGTAGACGCATTGATCCTGCTCGACGCCCCCACCTTCCCCGGTGTTGGCATCTCGGTGCGCCCCGTTGCTGTGCTCAACATGAGCGACGACGGCGGCATCGACTCGAAGGTCATTTGCGTTCAGGCGAAGGACCCACGCTGGTCGCACATCCAGGACCTCAACGATGTTCCTGAGTTCACTCGCAAAGAGATCGAGCACTTCTTCGAGCACTACAAAGACCTTGAGCCCGGCAAGTGGGTCAAGATCGACGGCTGGGGCGACGCAGCAGAAGCCGAAGCGATCGTTGTCGCTGGCTTCGAGAAGCTCAAGGCCGAAGGCCACTAA
- the tilS gene encoding tRNA lysidine(34) synthetase TilS yields MHSERRPRLTPAIADVRRAVRTALTSLPAASAVSVAKNDAGSGSGASAEPLVLVALSGGPDSLALAAATAFEASKMGMRAGAVIVNHNLQDGSADVAAAAAQQARDLGLDPVDIRSVLVGDAGGPESAARDVRYAALAAAAAEHGAIRVLLGHTLDDQAETVLLGLARGSGAGSLKGMAVDTGQYLRPLLAVPRSTTVQFCTDSGIAAWNDPHNLDTSYTRVRVRQTVLPLLEKELGPGIRDALVRTADQAREDAEALDHFAEEMAEDLADISEAGISLPVGALAANPAALRQRLIRLAVASEFHVSLSRTHTLEIARLVTDWRGQGPIHVPGVRVERRENLLHFSAHSEERDAV; encoded by the coding sequence ATGCACTCCGAACGGCGCCCCCGTCTTACTCCCGCAATTGCTGACGTGCGGCGTGCTGTGCGCACTGCGCTTACCTCGTTGCCTGCTGCCAGCGCTGTCTCGGTTGCGAAAAACGATGCAGGATCTGGCTCAGGTGCAAGCGCAGAGCCGCTCGTGCTTGTTGCCCTCAGCGGCGGTCCTGACTCTCTCGCACTTGCGGCCGCAACGGCCTTCGAAGCGTCCAAGATGGGCATGCGAGCCGGTGCCGTGATCGTGAATCACAACCTTCAAGACGGGTCTGCGGATGTCGCAGCCGCCGCAGCCCAACAGGCCCGCGACCTCGGGCTTGACCCCGTCGACATCCGCTCGGTTCTCGTCGGCGACGCCGGAGGGCCAGAGTCTGCCGCCAGGGACGTGCGTTACGCGGCGCTCGCCGCAGCCGCCGCCGAGCATGGCGCGATCCGTGTGCTGCTGGGCCACACCCTCGACGATCAGGCAGAAACGGTGCTGCTTGGCCTTGCCCGCGGCAGTGGCGCCGGCAGTCTCAAGGGCATGGCGGTCGACACTGGCCAATACTTGCGGCCGCTCTTGGCAGTGCCGCGAAGCACGACCGTGCAGTTCTGCACAGACTCCGGGATTGCGGCGTGGAATGACCCCCACAACCTCGATACCTCGTACACGCGAGTGCGGGTTCGACAGACTGTTTTGCCGTTGCTGGAAAAGGAACTCGGCCCTGGCATCCGCGACGCTTTAGTGCGCACGGCCGACCAAGCTCGCGAAGATGCCGAAGCTCTCGACCATTTTGCCGAAGAAATGGCGGAAGATTTGGCCGATATTTCGGAGGCAGGAATCTCGTTGCCGGTTGGCGCGCTCGCTGCGAATCCGGCCGCTCTTCGCCAGCGTTTGATTAGGTTGGCGGTGGCCAGCGAGTTCCACGTTTCGCTCAGCCGCACCCACACTCTGGAGATCGCAAGACTCGTCACCGACTGGAGAGGGCAGGGACCGATCCATGTTCCCGGCGTTAGGGTTGAACGACGAGAGAATCTTCTCCACTTTTCGGCCCACAGTGAGGAACGCGATGCAGTTTAG
- the hpt gene encoding hypoxanthine phosphoribosyltransferase produces the protein MQFSDVEGDLSEVLLTQEEIHEKIAVMARQIEADYAGEKLLLVGVLRGAVMVMADLARELNLPIEMDWMAVSSYGAGTQSSGVVRILKDLDSDLEGRKVLIVEDIIDSGLTLSWLLGNLRSRGAASVEICTLLRKPDAAKVEVDVKYVGFDIPNAFVIGYGLDYAEKYRNLRGVAVLAPHVYA, from the coding sequence ATGCAGTTTAGCGATGTCGAAGGAGACCTCAGCGAGGTCCTTCTGACCCAGGAAGAGATCCACGAGAAGATCGCCGTGATGGCGCGTCAGATCGAGGCCGACTATGCCGGCGAGAAGCTGCTGCTGGTTGGTGTGCTGCGCGGTGCTGTCATGGTGATGGCTGACCTCGCACGTGAACTCAACCTGCCCATCGAGATGGACTGGATGGCCGTCTCCTCGTATGGCGCCGGCACGCAGTCTTCGGGTGTCGTTCGCATCCTCAAAGACCTCGACAGCGACCTTGAGGGCCGCAAGGTGCTCATCGTTGAGGACATCATCGACTCCGGTCTGACGCTTTCATGGTTGCTCGGCAACCTGCGCAGCCGCGGTGCTGCCTCCGTGGAGATCTGCACCCTGCTGCGTAAGCCGGATGCCGCCAAGGTCGAGGTAGACGTCAAGTACGTCGGTTTCGACATCCCCAACGCGTTCGTGATCGGCTACGGCCTCGACTACGCCGAGAAGTACCGCAACCTGCGCGGCGTCGCAGTGCTCGCTCCTCACGTCTACGCCTAG
- a CDS encoding serine hydrolase, with protein MRAKAAIDQATNEIVGLFENRVTEQKTPGTFFAVFGPDGIVLEGGYGEKILGEGTAPDRDTVFRIASCTKSFTCTMLLMLRDRGQLDLDAPITDFVPAFRPLAPEAAPVTPSVRQLMTMSAGFPTDNPWGDRMEEMTRAELDEFVATGIRYSTTPGTRFEYSNLGYALLNEVIAEVTGRSYLEAMTAEILEPLGLTSTRFDEDPDADVALGYRLANGAWQVQPFTLPGVFSAMGGLFSTATDLVRWSLWLAGALDPEDTSDGPLSAASRRELQQIQRAVPGNMSKVAEFTEPTAHGYGYGLFVDEGTTKIVSHSGGYPGFSAHMRWHAPTGLGIVAFENGTFAASSIPATQALQAALNSYGELTTPAPAWPETLAAREVFDGLVRQWDTPSAEAVAAVNLALDVPYEERIADIAKAIAEVGPLTDAPLTELPRTLSDTPAVTNWTIEGERGRIKCHVLMSPELPPRVQTFAVSTENH; from the coding sequence ATGAGGGCGAAGGCAGCAATCGATCAGGCGACCAACGAGATCGTTGGACTGTTTGAGAATCGGGTGACCGAGCAGAAAACTCCCGGCACGTTTTTCGCGGTCTTTGGGCCGGATGGCATCGTGCTGGAGGGTGGCTACGGCGAGAAAATTCTCGGCGAGGGCACCGCTCCCGATCGCGACACCGTGTTCCGCATCGCGTCGTGCACCAAGAGCTTCACATGCACGATGTTACTGATGCTGCGCGACCGTGGGCAGCTCGACCTTGATGCACCGATCACTGACTTTGTGCCCGCGTTCCGGCCGCTCGCGCCCGAAGCTGCTCCCGTCACGCCGAGTGTGCGCCAGCTCATGACGATGTCGGCCGGGTTCCCCACCGATAACCCGTGGGGCGACCGCATGGAGGAGATGACTCGGGCCGAGCTCGACGAGTTCGTGGCAACGGGCATCCGCTATTCCACAACGCCGGGCACTCGATTTGAGTATTCGAACCTCGGGTACGCGCTGCTCAACGAAGTGATTGCTGAAGTGACGGGTCGCAGCTACCTCGAGGCGATGACCGCGGAGATTCTCGAACCGCTTGGCCTCACCTCGACCCGTTTCGATGAAGATCCGGATGCGGATGTCGCCCTCGGTTACCGGCTAGCCAATGGCGCGTGGCAGGTTCAGCCGTTCACTCTGCCCGGGGTGTTTTCGGCCATGGGTGGCCTATTTTCGACCGCGACCGATCTGGTGCGCTGGTCGCTGTGGCTCGCTGGCGCCCTCGATCCAGAGGACACCTCAGACGGACCGTTGTCTGCCGCCAGCCGTCGTGAACTGCAGCAGATTCAGCGCGCAGTGCCGGGAAACATGTCGAAGGTTGCCGAGTTCACGGAGCCGACAGCTCACGGCTACGGCTACGGACTGTTTGTCGATGAGGGCACGACGAAGATCGTCTCGCATTCGGGCGGCTACCCGGGTTTCAGTGCGCATATGCGCTGGCATGCGCCAACCGGCCTCGGCATTGTGGCGTTTGAGAATGGCACCTTTGCGGCATCCTCGATTCCAGCAACTCAGGCGTTGCAAGCTGCACTCAACAGCTACGGCGAGCTGACGACGCCGGCACCAGCGTGGCCCGAAACTCTTGCCGCGCGCGAGGTGTTCGACGGCCTCGTTCGCCAGTGGGATACGCCAAGTGCCGAAGCTGTCGCGGCGGTGAACCTGGCGCTCGACGTTCCCTACGAGGAACGCATCGCTGACATCGCGAAAGCGATTGCCGAGGTAGGGCCGCTCACGGATGCTCCGCTAACCGAACTGCCCCGCACCCTCAGCGATACCCCGGCGGTCACCAATTGGACGATCGAAGGCGAACGGGGGCGAATCAAGTGCCACGTCTTGATGAGCCCTGAGCTTCCCCCGCGAGTTCAAACCTTCGCTGTGAGCACAGAAAATCACTAG
- the ftsH gene encoding ATP-dependent zinc metalloprotease FtsH: protein MDFKRIFRGPVPYIIIGIAAVSIAATLLLGEGYKEVTTQEGLSLLEGSTVTSATIIDGEQRVDLELSKAAGDNGKKVQFYYVAPRGTEIVSAINGADVNKFNDQVPQENFFVSFLSIMLPFLIIGVIFFFIFSRMQGGGGKVMQFGKSKAKLVGKDTPQATFADVAGADEAIEELEEIKDFLKEPAKFLAVGARIPKGVLLYGPPGTGKTLLAKATAGEAGVPFYTISGSDFVEMFVGVGASRVRDLFEQAKQNAPAIIFIDEIDAVGRHRGAGIGGGNDEREQTLNQLLVEMDGFDVNANVILIAATNRPDVLDPALLRPGRFDRQIGVDAPDMQGRKQILEVHGKGKPMAESVDLEVLARKTPGFTGADLANVLNEAALLTARSNAQLIDNRALDEAVDRVMAGPQRRSRLMNDKEKLITAYHEGGHAVAAASMRNTDPVTKITILPRGRALGYTMVMPLEDKYSVTRNELLDQLAYAMGGRVAEEIVFHDPTTGASNDIEKATSIARRMVTEYGMSARIGSVKLGTGSSEPFMGRDMGATREYSDELAKIIDEEVRVLIDQAHDEAWQMLNENRDVLDKLALELLEKETLDHNELEKIFTGMAKLPERPQWLSSDARPVSQLPPIEVPQKRTEATEAVEGDDSTPSQPERKPRPRKSPGIATA, encoded by the coding sequence ATGGATTTTAAGCGCATTTTTCGCGGCCCGGTTCCGTACATCATCATCGGTATCGCTGCAGTTTCTATCGCCGCAACCCTCCTGCTTGGGGAGGGCTACAAAGAGGTGACGACCCAAGAGGGTCTTAGCCTGCTTGAGGGGTCGACGGTCACGTCCGCCACCATCATCGATGGCGAGCAGCGTGTTGACCTTGAACTCTCGAAGGCCGCTGGCGACAACGGCAAGAAGGTGCAGTTCTACTACGTTGCACCCCGCGGCACGGAGATCGTTTCTGCGATCAACGGTGCAGACGTTAACAAGTTCAACGACCAAGTTCCGCAAGAGAACTTCTTCGTCTCGTTCCTGTCGATCATGCTCCCGTTCCTCATCATCGGTGTCATCTTCTTCTTCATCTTCAGCCGCATGCAGGGCGGCGGCGGCAAGGTCATGCAGTTCGGCAAGTCCAAGGCCAAGCTCGTGGGCAAAGACACCCCACAGGCAACCTTTGCGGATGTCGCCGGTGCTGACGAAGCCATCGAAGAGTTGGAAGAAATCAAAGACTTCCTGAAGGAGCCGGCCAAGTTCTTAGCTGTTGGCGCTCGCATCCCGAAGGGCGTACTGCTGTACGGCCCTCCCGGAACCGGTAAAACACTGCTTGCTAAGGCAACCGCTGGTGAAGCCGGCGTGCCGTTCTACACAATCTCTGGTTCTGACTTCGTAGAAATGTTCGTGGGTGTTGGTGCAAGCCGCGTTCGTGACCTCTTCGAGCAGGCCAAGCAAAATGCTCCCGCGATCATCTTCATCGACGAGATCGATGCTGTCGGTCGTCACCGTGGTGCCGGAATCGGTGGCGGTAACGATGAGCGCGAACAGACCCTCAACCAGTTGCTGGTCGAGATGGATGGCTTCGATGTGAACGCCAACGTCATCTTGATTGCCGCGACTAACCGCCCAGACGTTCTTGACCCTGCGCTTCTTCGCCCCGGTCGCTTTGACCGCCAGATCGGTGTTGATGCTCCTGACATGCAGGGCCGCAAGCAGATCCTCGAAGTGCACGGCAAGGGCAAGCCCATGGCCGAAAGCGTTGACCTTGAGGTGCTTGCTCGCAAGACTCCTGGTTTCACCGGTGCAGACCTCGCCAACGTTCTTAACGAAGCAGCACTGTTGACGGCGCGCTCGAACGCACAGCTCATCGACAACCGTGCCCTCGACGAGGCCGTAGACCGCGTGATGGCTGGCCCGCAGCGTCGTTCGCGTCTCATGAACGACAAAGAGAAGCTCATTACCGCCTACCACGAGGGTGGTCATGCGGTGGCTGCTGCCTCGATGCGCAACACTGACCCCGTCACCAAGATCACGATTCTTCCTCGCGGTCGCGCCCTCGGCTACACGATGGTGATGCCCCTCGAAGACAAGTACTCCGTTACACGCAACGAGTTGCTTGATCAGCTCGCTTACGCGATGGGTGGCCGCGTTGCCGAAGAAATCGTCTTCCACGACCCGACGACCGGCGCATCCAACGACATCGAAAAGGCAACATCGATTGCGCGTCGAATGGTCACCGAATATGGCATGAGCGCCAGAATTGGTTCCGTCAAGCTGGGCACCGGATCGAGCGAACCGTTCATGGGTCGCGACATGGGTGCCACCCGCGAATATTCCGACGAGTTGGCCAAGATCATCGACGAAGAAGTTCGCGTGCTGATCGACCAAGCCCACGACGAGGCCTGGCAGATGCTGAACGAGAACCGCGACGTACTCGACAAGCTGGCACTTGAATTGCTCGAAAAAGAGACCCTCGACCACAACGAGCTTGAGAAGATCTTCACGGGTATGGCCAAGCTGCCGGAACGCCCACAGTGGCTCTCGAGTGATGCACGCCCCGTTTCGCAACTGCCTCCGATCGAGGTTCCCCAGAAACGCACTGAGGCCACCGAAGCAGTCGAGGGCGACGACAGCACCCCGTCGCAGCCGGAACGTAAGCCACGGCCACGCAAGTCGCCGGGCATCGCGACGGCCTAG
- the folE gene encoding GTP cyclohydrolase I FolE has protein sequence MSIDIARIEAAVAEILDAVGEDPARAGLTATPRRVAQAYAEFFAGNDVDAREHLSDSIEFTANADQTGELVVLRDIEFRSMCEHHLLPFLGVAHLAYVPDERIIGLGNLARVVETISARAQLQERLTEEIADAIDDGLSPRGVLVVIDAVHGCVSARGSRQTSSSTVTLASRGVLSNPVERAEVMALIGRGGNA, from the coding sequence ATGTCGATCGACATCGCACGCATTGAGGCTGCGGTAGCCGAAATTTTGGATGCCGTTGGCGAAGACCCGGCGCGAGCTGGCCTCACGGCCACACCGCGCCGGGTCGCTCAGGCTTATGCCGAGTTCTTCGCTGGCAACGATGTCGACGCTCGGGAACATCTCTCCGACAGCATCGAGTTCACCGCCAATGCTGATCAGACTGGTGAGCTTGTTGTTCTGCGCGATATCGAGTTTCGGTCGATGTGCGAGCACCACTTGCTGCCGTTTCTGGGGGTAGCCCATCTGGCCTATGTTCCGGATGAGCGGATCATCGGCCTCGGCAATTTAGCCAGAGTTGTCGAGACAATTTCCGCGCGAGCGCAACTTCAAGAGCGGCTCACCGAGGAGATCGCTGATGCCATTGACGATGGCCTTTCTCCGCGAGGCGTTCTCGTTGTCATCGATGCGGTTCACGGGTGCGTTTCTGCCCGAGGTTCGCGACAGACGTCCAGCTCAACGGTCACTCTTGCGTCGCGAGGGGTGCTGAGCAACCCGGTCGAGCGCGCAGAAGTTATGGCGCTCATTGGCCGAGGTGGCAATGCGTAG
- the folP gene encoding dihydropteroate synthase, whose amino-acid sequence MPRVMGILNVTPDSFSDGGQFSHVDRAIAHGLELRNQGADIVDVGGESTRPGAERVPPAQEQQRVIPVIEALAAEGVTVSIDTMNAETAVAAAKAGASIINDVSGGLADPEMYRTVAETDLFYIAMHWRGHSSEMASLANYTDVVTDVRAELKDRLVEMMVWGINPDRVVLDPGLGFAKSARHNWALLARLDELSSLGCPILIGASRKRFLGKLLPADAAITDRDLATAVISNVAAQAHVWGVRVHDVASTQVALSIYTELQKGKKR is encoded by the coding sequence GTGCCGCGGGTCATGGGCATTCTTAACGTGACCCCCGATTCGTTCAGCGACGGCGGCCAGTTTTCTCACGTCGATCGGGCGATCGCTCACGGTCTCGAACTGAGAAATCAGGGCGCAGACATCGTGGATGTCGGGGGAGAGTCGACTCGTCCCGGTGCCGAGAGGGTTCCACCAGCGCAAGAGCAACAGCGCGTGATCCCCGTGATCGAAGCGCTCGCGGCCGAGGGAGTGACGGTGAGCATCGACACGATGAATGCCGAGACTGCTGTGGCCGCGGCGAAGGCCGGTGCATCCATCATCAATGATGTGTCTGGCGGTCTCGCTGACCCGGAGATGTACCGCACTGTTGCCGAAACTGACCTGTTCTATATCGCGATGCACTGGCGCGGGCACAGCAGCGAGATGGCCAGTTTGGCGAACTACACCGACGTGGTCACTGATGTGCGCGCTGAATTGAAAGACCGCCTCGTCGAAATGATGGTGTGGGGAATCAACCCCGACCGCGTCGTGCTCGATCCAGGACTGGGCTTTGCCAAGAGTGCCCGCCACAATTGGGCGCTGCTGGCACGGCTCGATGAGTTATCTTCCCTTGGGTGTCCCATCCTCATCGGTGCATCGCGCAAACGCTTTCTCGGAAAACTGCTTCCCGCGGATGCCGCAATTACCGACCGCGATCTTGCCACCGCCGTGATCAGCAACGTCGCAGCGCAAGCACACGTTTGGGGTGTGCGAGTGCACGATGTAGCGTCAACTCAGGTCGCGCTTTCGATTTACACCGAATTGCAGAAGGGTAAGAAACGATGA
- the folB gene encoding dihydroneopterin aldolase yields the protein MNPALDELTLTGLRATAFHGVFDHERRDGQVFIVDATVYLDLAAAARTDELTRTIHYGELAEEIVAAVESNPVDLIETVAERIAAVVLAHEAAVSTKITLHKPSAPITVPFDDVSVTITRHRAAPSHTAGFSAAPQRLS from the coding sequence ATGAATCCTGCACTCGACGAACTCACTCTCACCGGGTTGCGTGCCACCGCTTTTCATGGCGTCTTTGACCATGAACGTCGCGACGGTCAGGTCTTCATTGTCGATGCAACGGTCTATCTTGATCTGGCAGCGGCAGCACGCACTGACGAGCTCACCCGCACCATCCACTATGGCGAGCTGGCAGAAGAGATTGTCGCTGCGGTGGAATCGAACCCCGTAGATCTCATCGAGACGGTGGCGGAACGAATCGCGGCTGTTGTGCTCGCTCACGAAGCCGCCGTGAGTACCAAAATTACCCTCCACAAGCCATCGGCTCCGATCACGGTGCCGTTCGATGACGTGTCGGTCACCATTACCCGCCACCGCGCTGCACCGAGCCACACGGCCGGGTTCAGCGCAGCGCCGCAAAGACTCTCGTGA
- the folK gene encoding 2-amino-4-hydroxy-6-hydroxymethyldihydropteridine diphosphokinase, whose protein sequence is MTRQQRLRVELPVVLALGSNLGDRESTLRAAVHAINALDGVTVDAASSIVQTPALKLAGVDHSAPAYLNAVVLARSALEPHALLERLQHIEHEHGRVRDERWGDRTLDIDIVTFAHLLVDDELLTIPHPRAGERAFVLVPWLQLDPGAVVPGVGAAAERLSGIENDATEFEAEPLW, encoded by the coding sequence GTGACACGACAACAACGCCTCCGGGTCGAGCTGCCGGTTGTGCTTGCGCTCGGCAGCAATCTTGGCGATCGGGAGTCGACTCTGCGCGCGGCCGTGCACGCCATCAATGCTCTTGACGGCGTCACGGTGGATGCCGCCTCCAGCATCGTGCAAACGCCAGCACTCAAACTTGCCGGCGTCGACCACTCGGCACCCGCGTACCTCAACGCGGTCGTGCTCGCTCGCAGCGCGCTGGAGCCTCACGCCCTGCTCGAGCGACTCCAGCACATCGAACACGAGCATGGCCGGGTGCGGGACGAGCGCTGGGGTGACCGTACTCTCGACATCGACATCGTGACGTTTGCGCATTTGTTGGTGGATGACGAACTATTGACGATTCCCCATCCGCGAGCTGGAGAGCGTGCGTTTGTGCTCGTGCCGTGGCTGCAGCTTGACCCCGGTGCCGTCGTGCCCGGTGTCGGCGCCGCGGCGGAGCGTCTTTCCGGCATTGAGAATGATGCAACCGAGTTCGAGGCGGAACCCCTGTGGTGA
- a CDS encoding DUF3180 domain-containing protein, translating to MVSRTSPLHLVMVAVVGAGAGWLLEVLLTASGRPIVIPSISLAISLFVIAAVLVVLAVPIYRSSRGLRRKRVNPFYALRVVVLAQASSFSGALLGGGTLAIAFYLLSRTVSPGSGSITASFVVSGGAVGLLVAGLVAEYLCTLPPDDDDSSSANPMDPQGAA from the coding sequence GTGGTGAGCCGCACCTCGCCGCTGCACTTGGTCATGGTGGCTGTTGTTGGTGCGGGCGCAGGATGGCTCCTTGAAGTGCTGCTGACCGCATCCGGACGCCCGATCGTGATCCCCTCGATTTCGTTAGCGATTTCGCTGTTCGTCATCGCCGCCGTGCTCGTCGTGCTCGCCGTGCCCATTTACCGTTCCTCGCGCGGACTGCGTCGAAAACGAGTTAACCCGTTTTATGCGCTTCGCGTGGTGGTGCTAGCTCAGGCCTCAAGCTTCTCGGGGGCGTTGCTCGGTGGGGGCACTCTCGCCATCGCGTTCTACTTGTTGAGCCGCACGGTGTCGCCCGGCTCAGGATCGATTACCGCTAGTTTCGTGGTTTCAGGAGGCGCGGTAGGGTTGCTGGTCGCGGGACTCGTCGCTGAATATTTGTGCACTCTCCCGCCCGATGATGACGACTCGTCGTCGGCGAATCCGATGGATCCCCAAGGAGCAGCGTGA